Below is a window of Tachysurus fulvidraco isolate hzauxx_2018 chromosome 11, HZAU_PFXX_2.0, whole genome shotgun sequence DNA.
ACGTGCACCCGTGAGTTCGACCCCGTGTGCGGTGACGACGGAGAGACCTACTCGACCGAGTGTGTCCTCTGTGCGGAAAATAAGTAAGATGgcttttaatttaactttaaataaataaaaaaaacatcagcacatgaaatgttttttgtttgtttgaattattCTCGATTTCATTTCGCTTCCTATTCCCATTTTTTGTGCAGAAAACGGAACCAGCACGTGAAGGTGATGCACAAGGGAAAGTGCGAAAGTTCTTAAGTCTTCcacacagaagaagaagaagaccagGAGTTTTAACCAGAAGACACTGTTTGCTGATCATAACAGCTCAAAAAAAACTACAACTGTAATTTCATTCCAATTGTCGAAGTCTAAATTGTAGACGATTAAACGATCGAAAGCATGATGTTCGTCttgtttctttaataaataaataatataaggaGCATGTTTTGGACAATGTGGTGAGAAATTATACTAAAAAAATGTGACAGTTGATTCACTATGAGTGGATTGAAGATCTCGTTCCATCACTGTGGAAACTCAGAGATGTTCTAATCTCTCGGAGAATAGCGcggtggtggtagcatcgtGTTCTGGCGACGCCTTTCATCATATGGCGCCGACAACAAGAtgtgatagctcagtggttaaggtgttgggctactgattcgGAAGGTcgtgggtttgaaccccaggtccaccaagctgccactgctgggcc
It encodes the following:
- the LOC113637906 gene encoding serine protease inhibitor Kazal-type 1-like codes for the protein MKVLTALIAVSLLLSLSDVVSSDEGSQPREAECENYPTLTCTREFDPVCGDDGETYSTECVLCAENKKRNQHVKVMHKGKCESS